In Romeriopsis navalis LEGE 11480, one genomic interval encodes:
- a CDS encoding lipopolysaccharide biosynthesis protein has protein sequence MQKKASSRLIQLFIPKGRLHRAGMTGVSKLLVRGFSTLVGFLVLPLTAQYLGAERFGLWLILGTLLTWVSMADLGLSNSLINALSSADTRHDRRSAQSALSSVFFLIILISLGLLLISLSIYAMLPWDLMLNLKSLSNSQEVQSAILICLVIFVLKLPLTIPSRVCNAYQEGYLYELWYALSNFLSFAAITIAIHFKADLPWLIISFFGMQLLGDVFAAVHIFRFRHPWLLPRLEFFDFSIARSLTSKSLQMWIAQISALILCQTDLLIVLKLFGSSEVASYGIVLRLFMLVCYIPSCFITPLWSAYSEAQSRGDYWWINQTFKKSLLFGLLWSAGLSGVLLLSAQKIIAIWFNPDIIPSIDLLFAMFCVAVVTTIARCVATLINGLAETKLQTLIAPVTAISNLALSFFLGAHLGSAGVAWSTVICTTFFSLVILGGNAFSKIRIKSSHVKCNLDV, from the coding sequence ATGCAAAAAAAAGCTTCCAGTCGTCTGATTCAGCTGTTCATACCCAAAGGCCGGTTGCATCGTGCTGGTATGACTGGAGTCAGCAAATTATTAGTAAGAGGTTTCTCAACACTTGTCGGTTTTTTGGTGTTGCCGTTAACTGCTCAATACCTAGGTGCTGAACGGTTCGGACTTTGGCTGATCTTAGGGACATTACTGACTTGGGTCAGTATGGCAGATTTAGGACTATCCAATAGCTTGATTAATGCACTGTCTTCTGCAGATACTCGACATGATCGTCGTAGTGCTCAATCGGCACTATCGAGTGTTTTTTTTCTAATTATATTAATTTCACTAGGGCTGTTATTAATATCCTTGTCGATCTACGCTATGCTCCCTTGGGATTTAATGCTTAACCTCAAATCTCTAAGCAATAGTCAAGAAGTGCAATCAGCAATTTTAATTTGCTTAGTGATTTTTGTGCTGAAGTTGCCACTAACAATTCCCTCTCGTGTTTGCAATGCTTACCAGGAAGGGTATTTGTATGAGTTGTGGTATGCCTTAAGTAATTTTTTATCGTTCGCAGCAATTACTATCGCTATCCATTTTAAGGCTGACTTGCCTTGGCTAATTATTTCTTTTTTTGGTATGCAGCTATTAGGTGATGTGTTTGCAGCGGTGCATATTTTTCGATTCCGTCACCCTTGGTTATTGCCTCGATTAGAATTCTTTGATTTTTCAATTGCGAGAAGCCTAACATCTAAAAGCCTTCAGATGTGGATTGCTCAGATCTCAGCACTTATTTTATGCCAAACAGATTTGTTGATTGTCCTCAAACTATTTGGTTCTAGCGAAGTCGCAAGTTATGGCATTGTGTTGCGTCTATTTATGTTGGTCTGTTATATTCCATCCTGTTTTATTACACCTTTGTGGTCAGCCTATAGTGAAGCTCAATCGAGAGGTGACTATTGGTGGATTAATCAAACATTTAAGAAGTCACTGTTATTTGGTTTACTGTGGTCAGCTGGATTAAGTGGTGTGCTACTCTTATCCGCTCAAAAAATTATTGCGATTTGGTTTAATCCCGATATAATTCCATCGATTGATTTATTGTTTGCAATGTTCTGCGTTGCTGTAGTAACTACGATTGCTCGATGTGTAGCAACATTGATCAATGGATTGGCTGAGACTAAACTACAGACTTTAATTGCCCCTGTGACTGCTATCTCTAATCTTGCTCTTTCATTTTTCCTTGGTGCTCATTTGGGTAGCGCTGGTGTTGCATGGTCAACAGTAATATGTACGACTTTCTTTTCGCTTGTGATTTTGGGAGGCAATGCTTTTTCTAAAATCCGCATCAAAAGTAGTCATGTCAAGTGTAATTTAGATGTCTAG
- a CDS encoding class I SAM-dependent methyltransferase has protein sequence MEYFYCSNCGLLQTETPYWLEEAYSSAIAKADTGLLSRNIAISKKLVSLLSIYFDKQAKYLDVAGGYGTLTRLMRDAGFDFYWQDIYCNNILSPGFEKPDDVDAFSAITAFEVLEHVVNPIEFLESAFRDANSSTIIFSTELFSETPPLPEDWWYYQFATGQHISFYQRTTLEFIAQKLSLKLYSNKNIHMLTNKQSMLGSRLFDLMTGKIGGISNFLFRRMRKSYTLEDHRVFMSNH, from the coding sequence GTGGAATATTTTTACTGTTCTAATTGTGGATTATTGCAAACTGAGACACCGTACTGGTTGGAAGAAGCCTATAGCAGCGCGATTGCTAAAGCTGATACGGGTTTGCTATCGCGTAATATTGCTATCTCTAAGAAATTAGTAAGTCTACTTTCAATTTATTTCGATAAGCAAGCAAAGTATCTTGATGTTGCAGGTGGTTATGGTACTTTGACTCGATTGATGCGAGATGCAGGATTTGATTTTTATTGGCAAGATATTTACTGTAACAATATTCTTTCACCTGGGTTTGAGAAGCCTGACGATGTTGATGCATTCTCTGCGATTACGGCATTTGAAGTTTTAGAGCATGTTGTTAATCCGATTGAGTTTCTTGAAAGTGCGTTCAGAGATGCTAATTCATCAACAATTATTTTCTCTACAGAACTATTCTCAGAGACTCCGCCTTTACCTGAGGACTGGTGGTATTACCAGTTTGCAACAGGCCAACATATCTCATTCTATCAACGCACTACTTTAGAATTTATTGCTCAGAAACTGTCTTTGAAACTGTACTCAAATAAAAATATTCATATGCTGACTAATAAACAGTCTATGCTTGGTTCCAGATTGTTTGACCTGATGACTGGAAAAATTGGTGGCATTAGTAATTTCCTATTTCGCAGAATGCGAAAATCATATACTCTTGAGGATCATAGAGTCTTTATGTCGAATCATTAA